A region from the Halobacillus mangrovi genome encodes:
- a CDS encoding glycoside hydrolase family 13 protein, whose amino-acid sequence MEQKWWKESIVYQVYPRSFMDSNGDGIGDIQGIIQKLDYLKNLGIDVIWICPMYKSPNDDNGYDISDYKDIMEEFGCMEDFNELLEEVHIRDMKLIIDLVINHTSDEHPWFIESSSSKENPKRDWYIWQKGKNGHPPNNWESIFGGSIWEYDEQTEEYYMHLFSRRQPDLNWENPNVRNALYNMVNWWLDKGIDGFRIDAISHIKRQPGFPDMPNPEKLDVVPAAKYTTNVKGIENFLSEFSNETVKNYDVMTVGEAGGVSVEDSEFWVSEENGCFDMIFQFDHVGLWDKGTQNNNEILGFKQALTKWQEGLQGKGWNALFLENHDLPRSVSCWGDEELYWKESSKMLATVYFLMQGTPFIYQGQEIGMTNVRFDNIEDYNDVGMLNYYKLKKQEGRSHEDLMEVVWSKCRDNSRTPMQWNSDDNAGFSTSKSTWLKLNQNYVSINVDAQMEEENSIFNYYKDLIQLRKKHKLFVYGSYQLLLPDHPEVFAYLRDFQGQKGLIICNMTDRRTNFQLPNGLNFDQASLELTNYITKQSTLKKEMTFEPFESCVYLFNK is encoded by the coding sequence TTGGAACAAAAGTGGTGGAAAGAAAGCATAGTTTATCAAGTTTATCCAAGAAGTTTTATGGATAGTAATGGTGACGGTATCGGGGATATACAAGGGATTATTCAGAAATTGGACTATCTTAAAAATTTGGGAATAGATGTTATTTGGATATGCCCTATGTATAAATCACCCAACGACGACAATGGTTATGATATTTCCGATTACAAAGATATTATGGAAGAATTCGGGTGTATGGAAGACTTTAATGAATTGTTAGAAGAAGTCCATATACGCGATATGAAACTAATCATAGATTTAGTTATTAACCATACAAGTGATGAACATCCTTGGTTTATTGAATCAAGTTCTTCAAAAGAAAATCCTAAACGGGATTGGTACATTTGGCAAAAAGGAAAAAACGGTCATCCCCCCAATAATTGGGAGTCAATCTTTGGAGGATCAATATGGGAATATGATGAACAAACAGAAGAGTACTATATGCATTTATTTTCAAGGCGACAGCCTGACCTGAACTGGGAAAATCCAAATGTACGTAATGCTTTGTACAATATGGTAAATTGGTGGCTTGATAAAGGAATAGACGGCTTTCGTATAGATGCTATCTCTCATATAAAACGGCAACCTGGCTTCCCTGATATGCCTAACCCAGAAAAATTAGATGTAGTACCTGCTGCAAAATATACAACTAATGTAAAGGGTATAGAAAACTTTTTAAGTGAATTCTCAAATGAGACTGTAAAAAATTATGATGTCATGACAGTGGGAGAAGCTGGAGGAGTATCGGTTGAGGATTCAGAATTTTGGGTCAGTGAGGAAAATGGCTGCTTTGATATGATATTTCAATTTGATCATGTAGGTCTATGGGATAAAGGTACTCAGAATAATAATGAAATCTTAGGTTTTAAACAAGCGCTAACGAAATGGCAAGAGGGATTGCAGGGTAAAGGCTGGAATGCTTTATTTCTAGAAAACCATGATCTTCCAAGGAGTGTGTCATGTTGGGGAGACGAAGAACTTTATTGGAAAGAAAGTTCTAAAATGCTTGCAACTGTTTATTTTTTGATGCAAGGTACTCCTTTTATATATCAAGGTCAGGAAATTGGAATGACGAATGTTAGGTTTGACAATATTGAGGACTATAATGACGTTGGAATGTTGAATTACTATAAATTAAAAAAACAGGAAGGAAGGTCTCATGAAGACTTAATGGAAGTAGTTTGGTCTAAATGCCGTGATAATTCTAGAACACCTATGCAGTGGAACTCCGATGATAACGCTGGATTTTCAACATCAAAAAGTACGTGGTTAAAACTAAATCAAAACTATGTTTCTATTAATGTCGATGCTCAAATGGAAGAGGAAAATTCCATTTTTAATTATTATAAAGATTTAATTCAACTCAGAAAGAAACATAAATTATTTGTTTACGGTTCTTACCAGTTATTACTACCTGATCATCCTGAGGTTTTTGCTTACTTAAGAGATTTTCAAGGACAGAAAGGTTTAATTATATGTAATATGACTGACAGAAGAACTAACTTTCAATTACCAAACGGTCTTAATTTCGATCAAGCTTCTCTCGAACTTACAAATTATATAACAAAACAGTCCACCTTAAAGAAAGAAATGACTTTTGAACCTTTTGAGTCATGTGTCTATTTGTTTAATAAATAA
- a CDS encoding LacI family DNA-binding transcriptional regulator, producing the protein MAYTIRDVAKRANVSTATVSRILNDLGGYSDKTKMKVLEVIQELEYFPSGIARGLTNNRTHTIGVLVPNLTSSLIAEFLTGIESVAHEVGSSIIVCHTESQGIKTMKYLQLLHEKRIDGLIIASTVLKKEYYDYIVKMNVPLVLLSAYSEFPVPYVIANDFQAAYSATKHLIQNGHSKLGMISGNKEEWIAGNAIPRVEGFKRALSDLNIPIDDRCIEYGRFSIEDGVKSFKQLLNRNPDLTAIFAENDEIGIGVLSAAFELGISVPKDISVIGMDDINLCKFMNPPLSSISLSHNEMAEKAAKMIFRMIESDSKVENSILGHQLVERQSVRSH; encoded by the coding sequence ATGGCTTATACAATTAGGGATGTTGCAAAAAGAGCAAATGTATCAACAGCTACGGTATCTAGAATATTGAATGACCTAGGCGGCTATTCTGATAAGACAAAAATGAAAGTATTAGAAGTTATTCAAGAATTAGAGTACTTTCCTAGTGGAATTGCCAGGGGACTAACTAATAACAGAACACACACCATAGGTGTATTAGTTCCAAATTTAACGAGTTCTCTAATAGCTGAGTTTTTAACCGGTATTGAGTCAGTTGCACACGAGGTAGGTTCCAGTATAATAGTATGTCATACTGAATCACAAGGGATAAAAACAATGAAATATCTTCAGTTATTGCATGAAAAGCGAATCGATGGATTAATCATTGCAAGTACAGTATTAAAAAAAGAATATTATGATTATATTGTTAAAATGAATGTCCCTTTAGTTCTTTTATCTGCTTACTCTGAGTTCCCGGTCCCTTATGTTATTGCAAATGATTTTCAGGCAGCATACTCGGCTACAAAACACTTAATACAAAATGGACATAGTAAATTAGGGATGATAAGTGGGAATAAAGAAGAATGGATTGCTGGTAATGCTATTCCCCGAGTAGAGGGCTTTAAAAGAGCTCTTTCTGATCTCAACATACCAATTGATGATCGCTGTATAGAATACGGGAGATTTTCCATAGAGGATGGTGTTAAATCTTTTAAGCAGCTATTAAATCGCAATCCTGATCTTACAGCTATTTTTGCTGAAAATGATGAAATTGGTATAGGTGTTTTGTCCGCTGCTTTTGAACTAGGAATTAGTGTTCCTAAGGATATTTCTGTTATAGGTATGGACGATATAAATTTGTGTAAATTTATGAACCCCCCCCTGTCTTCAATTTCACTTTCACACAATGAGATGGCCGAAAAGGCAGCAAAGATGATCTTTAGAATGATTGAATCGGATTCAAAGGTGGAAAACAGTATACTTGGCCATCAACTTGTAGAGAGACAGAGTGTACGTTCTCACTAG
- a CDS encoding YolD-like family protein → MYQKLWKEDARIEKPVMDEQLLEEMSFTLHRAMSDGFSVEVQYHNGSDFSYLSAKVTAMDVKSNKIGLLDQKNKEKIIVKFDDICNVTVL, encoded by the coding sequence ATATACCAGAAGTTATGGAAGGAAGATGCTCGCATAGAAAAGCCGGTCATGGATGAACAACTTTTAGAAGAAATGAGTTTTACTCTTCATAGAGCGATGAGTGATGGGTTTTCAGTAGAAGTGCAATATCATAATGGATCTGATTTTTCATACTTATCAGCAAAGGTAACCGCAATGGATGTAAAATCCAACAAAATAGGATTACTTGATCAAAAGAATAAAGAAAAGATTATCGTTAAGTTTGATGATATTTGTAATGTCACAGTGTTATGA
- a CDS encoding DUF1643 domain-containing protein produces the protein MRDPHRVNLFQKTPFLILNIIMREKSSFKGGNVIKRKILFSSYVDEERIVTTPKEIELRNIANHYRYLISIPFRNRIKQRIAVVIMKNPSEAGIFDNSINRRLSDDTIYNVCDYLYKHSFNFSKVIILNLFPIFGPNMKNLVNDKPNELLGEDLNSNKNNEVFSEVFNSLNHVPHRIILAWGGYPNLGNNLPKVVKAKFRKLYKDRINEVINIIGNRPTYKVGDSLSGSKFPAHGKVWYDFEPMKQFSHPIV, from the coding sequence ATGAGAGATCCCCATAGAGTAAATCTTTTTCAAAAGACTCCATTCTTAATTCTTAATATTATAATGAGAGAAAAAAGCTCTTTTAAAGGGGGAAATGTTATCAAGAGAAAGATACTATTTTCTTCTTATGTGGATGAAGAAAGGATTGTAACAACACCTAAAGAAATTGAACTTCGAAATATCGCAAACCATTATAGGTACTTAATTTCAATTCCATTTAGGAATAGAATAAAACAAAGAATAGCCGTCGTTATAATGAAAAATCCAAGTGAAGCAGGAATTTTTGATAATAGTATTAATAGAAGGTTATCAGATGACACAATATATAATGTTTGTGATTACTTGTACAAACATTCATTTAATTTTTCTAAAGTTATTATCTTAAACCTATTTCCGATTTTTGGACCAAATATGAAAAATTTAGTTAATGATAAACCTAATGAATTACTAGGGGAAGATTTGAATAGTAATAAGAACAATGAAGTTTTTAGTGAGGTATTTAATTCGTTAAATCATGTTCCACACAGAATTATTCTTGCATGGGGAGGTTATCCTAATTTGGGAAATAATCTTCCGAAAGTGGTAAAAGCTAAATTTAGAAAGCTCTATAAAGATAGGATAAATGAAGTTATAAATATAATTGGTAATAGACCTACATATAAGGTCGGGGATTCTTTATCAGGTAGTAAGTTCCCTGCGCATGGAAAAGTGTGGTATGACTTTGAACCTATGAAGCAATTCTCTCATCCAATTGTATGA
- a CDS encoding restriction endonuclease, with the protein MWGFFRKNSQKDKVEEKKSKYQIEKNRVLNLAKSKFTNFKFDYEFVSIDLNNCLFLDDNNNLLGIYKKERRDYYQEEQIHVISFKDVKEFGLSIDSKEIGLCSEPELFLAAEDNIDDLMNRVAENLTEEVTYISFYFLKRGYVNTSETIHISLQEAPSQNSIQEDVKQLFRTIAEYMLVGEAEYLKELEENNFKKDMEDLGERIAYLDKNYSELTISPLLVTDLIKSWEFLVEELNFESNYKVNFESLELLGVRDSVLYLACKTNMVETFNLKQIKTLLAYIFKKYGAGFFDILIVSNEEKLDKISIEDEPQILEQINREIDTLIEWNVETLEEGIVRNYRKGNLFIDYDGDDLDNVRQLFSLNKELLSKLVYILTGNLLEEIFCVNSSDKIDMIQLDRVDEIWKCVIQNVCRKSYGIWHQDLILSSKVHLFKDNLFYVYFNNRNNLTYLDYDLRKEINNNLHIITGIKNIDIEIITCPERVDEKRDDIPKKILNWIKELKEYPYTNFEMIDARESNKTILIFVDEKLYVQPVSDLNIEYNPRSENLMKKSLQVYTSLLPKRMFIEGIEFNYDSELVDKIDNYLNKLDHSQQLEMNEIKDSIINNPKTIDLLRRFYNKEISNFFRPIELDELQSGNHYVEESIQKFVSFLLEKGYINRKKYLVNHVVRNLIVEEAEKAISAEFFNQNQEEFKHYENMSLDDCLNTYLTLDFANIESIDHVASFTCFLIDKNKFSEEQSFTDSNHVIYELLHNKYNEYELNNYEEYLLSDNDLSNDKTIEKTDVMDGYQFESFIADLFRRMGYQVEVTKGSGDYGIDVIAKKKGLSIGIQTKCYSNNVPNKAVQEAIAGVSYYRLDKGMVITNHYFTKQARNQAANSNILLWDRNILNQKIHEVYESNL; encoded by the coding sequence GTGTGGGGATTCTTTAGAAAGAACAGTCAAAAAGATAAGGTAGAAGAGAAGAAATCGAAGTATCAAATTGAAAAAAATAGAGTTTTGAATCTTGCAAAATCTAAATTTACTAATTTTAAATTTGATTATGAATTTGTGAGCATAGATTTGAATAATTGCCTCTTTTTAGATGACAATAATAACTTATTAGGCATCTACAAAAAAGAGAGAAGAGATTATTATCAGGAAGAACAAATTCATGTTATTTCTTTTAAGGATGTTAAAGAATTCGGCCTATCAATTGATTCTAAAGAAATAGGATTATGTAGCGAACCAGAACTTTTTTTAGCAGCAGAAGATAACATAGATGATCTAATGAATAGAGTTGCAGAAAATCTTACAGAAGAAGTAACATATATTTCTTTTTACTTCTTAAAAAGAGGATATGTGAACACATCTGAAACGATTCATATTTCTTTACAAGAAGCTCCTAGCCAAAATTCCATTCAAGAAGATGTTAAACAATTATTTAGAACAATAGCGGAATACATGCTTGTTGGAGAAGCAGAATATTTAAAAGAACTTGAAGAAAATAATTTCAAAAAAGATATGGAGGATTTAGGTGAGAGGATAGCATATTTAGACAAGAATTACTCAGAATTAACGATTTCTCCCCTTTTAGTAACTGATCTCATTAAATCTTGGGAATTCTTAGTAGAAGAATTAAATTTTGAATCAAATTATAAAGTTAATTTTGAATCCCTAGAATTATTAGGAGTGAGAGACAGTGTACTTTATTTAGCATGTAAAACAAATATGGTGGAGACTTTTAATCTCAAACAAATAAAGACACTATTGGCTTACATATTCAAAAAATATGGAGCTGGATTTTTTGATATTTTAATAGTATCTAATGAAGAGAAGTTAGATAAGATATCAATTGAAGATGAGCCTCAGATTCTAGAACAAATAAATCGTGAAATTGACACACTTATCGAATGGAATGTAGAAACCTTAGAAGAGGGAATAGTAAGGAATTATAGAAAAGGTAATCTGTTTATAGATTATGATGGTGACGATCTAGATAATGTAAGACAACTCTTTTCGCTTAATAAGGAATTACTATCTAAATTAGTCTACATTTTAACCGGTAATTTATTGGAAGAGATTTTTTGCGTTAATAGTAGCGATAAAATAGATATGATTCAATTAGATAGAGTGGACGAAATTTGGAAGTGTGTTATTCAAAACGTATGTAGAAAGTCATATGGAATATGGCATCAGGATCTAATTTTATCAAGTAAAGTACATTTATTTAAGGATAACTTGTTTTATGTGTATTTTAATAATAGAAATAATCTCACTTACTTAGATTATGATTTGCGAAAAGAGATAAACAATAATCTCCACATTATTACAGGAATAAAAAATATAGACATCGAGATTATTACGTGCCCAGAAAGGGTGGATGAAAAAAGAGATGACATCCCAAAGAAAATACTGAACTGGATTAAGGAACTGAAAGAATATCCCTATACAAATTTCGAAATGATAGATGCAAGAGAGAGCAATAAAACTATTCTGATATTTGTTGATGAAAAATTGTATGTACAACCAGTATCAGATCTTAATATTGAATATAATCCAAGATCAGAAAATCTTATGAAAAAATCCCTCCAAGTCTATACTTCATTATTGCCAAAAAGAATGTTTATAGAAGGTATTGAATTTAATTATGACTCAGAATTAGTGGATAAAATAGATAATTACCTTAATAAGCTTGATCATAGTCAACAGCTTGAAATGAATGAAATAAAGGACAGTATAATAAATAATCCGAAAACCATTGATTTACTGAGAAGATTTTATAACAAGGAAATTAGTAATTTCTTTCGTCCTATAGAATTAGATGAATTACAAAGTGGGAACCATTATGTAGAAGAAAGTATCCAAAAGTTTGTTTCTTTTTTACTTGAAAAAGGATATATCAATAGGAAGAAATATTTAGTAAATCATGTTGTTCGTAATCTCATTGTAGAAGAAGCTGAAAAAGCTATATCCGCGGAATTTTTTAATCAAAACCAAGAGGAGTTCAAACACTACGAAAATATGTCTCTGGATGATTGTCTAAATACTTATCTTACGTTAGATTTTGCTAACATAGAAAGTATTGACCACGTTGCATCTTTTACTTGCTTTCTTATAGACAAGAATAAATTCTCAGAAGAGCAATCATTTACAGACTCTAACCATGTCATATACGAGTTACTCCATAATAAATACAATGAATATGAATTAAACAATTATGAGGAATATTTACTTTCTGATAATGATTTATCCAATGATAAAACTATAGAAAAAACCGATGTTATGGATGGTTATCAGTTTGAATCCTTTATAGCTGATCTATTTAGACGAATGGGTTATCAAGTAGAAGTTACTAAAGGTTCTGGAGATTACGGTATTGACGTAATTGCTAAAAAGAAAGGTTTGTCCATTGGTATACAAACGAAGTGCTATAGTAACAATGTACCTAATAAAGCTGTGCAAGAAGCCATTGCAGGGGTATCTTATTATCGTTTAGATAAAGGGATGGTTATTACTAATCATTATTTTACAAAGCAGGCAAGAAACCAAGCTGCTAATTCTAATATATTGTTATGGGATCGAAACATATTAAATCAAAAAATTCATGAAGTTTATGAGTCAAATTTATAG
- a CDS encoding threonine/serine exporter family protein, which produces MLIEYAIASFFASAAFGIIYQAPRNTIIKCGLVGMIGWVIYISLVWGEVDSVPATLIASFVIAMVSQMLARIYKTPMIIFSVPGIIPLVPGSLAYDSMRSFVQNDYSVAISIAAKAFMISGAIAFGLVFSEVLNQIIKKIRQTKAQLR; this is translated from the coding sequence ATGTTGATTGAATACGCCATAGCAAGCTTTTTTGCATCAGCTGCCTTTGGAATCATCTATCAGGCGCCAAGAAATACGATCATCAAATGTGGTCTTGTCGGCATGATTGGTTGGGTCATTTACATATCCTTAGTATGGGGAGAAGTCGACAGTGTCCCAGCTACACTCATCGCCTCCTTTGTTATTGCCATGGTCAGCCAGATGCTGGCAAGGATATACAAAACGCCTATGATTATATTTAGCGTACCAGGGATTATTCCTCTCGTACCAGGAAGTCTCGCGTATGACTCCATGCGAAGCTTTGTGCAAAATGACTACAGCGTCGCTATCTCCATTGCAGCGAAAGCTTTTATGATATCTGGTGCTATTGCATTTGGGCTCGTGTTCTCGGAAGTGCTTAACCAGATTATAAAAAAGATAAGACAAACAAAAGCGCAATTGAGGTAA
- a CDS encoding threonine/serine exporter family protein, with translation MEDTEDLIELCLLMGKIMQQNGAETYRVEDTMTRIAQSFGRDESQSYVTPTGIMFTISPGAHAKLVRVSARETNLEKVNLANNVSRKIASGEMSTQVAYKELRKIETSPTDYSMRMQIIAATLASGFFTIMFQGSWYDFLPACLAGGLGFIALINFIRLFEIKFVAEFVASLLIGFTAFSLFSFGIGKEVDKIVVGSIMPLVPGLLITNAVRDLMAGHLISGLAKGAEAFLTAFAIGAGIAVMFALF, from the coding sequence GTGGAGGATACAGAGGACTTGATTGAGTTATGTTTATTAATGGGGAAGATCATGCAACAAAATGGAGCGGAAACCTATCGTGTGGAAGATACGATGACGCGAATTGCCCAATCTTTCGGACGGGATGAATCCCAAAGTTATGTAACACCTACTGGGATTATGTTTACGATCAGCCCTGGTGCCCATGCAAAATTAGTAAGAGTTTCGGCACGAGAGACAAATCTCGAGAAAGTGAACCTTGCGAATAATGTCTCCAGAAAGATTGCAAGTGGGGAAATGTCTACTCAAGTAGCGTATAAAGAGCTCAGAAAGATTGAAACCAGTCCTACAGACTATTCCATGCGCATGCAAATCATAGCTGCTACGTTAGCGAGTGGTTTCTTTACTATCATGTTTCAGGGGAGCTGGTACGATTTCCTGCCAGCCTGCTTAGCAGGAGGACTGGGGTTTATTGCATTGATTAACTTTATTCGATTATTTGAAATTAAATTCGTTGCTGAATTCGTTGCTTCGTTGTTGATCGGTTTTACAGCCTTCTCCCTTTTTTCATTCGGTATTGGGAAGGAAGTTGATAAGATCGTTGTCGGTTCAATCATGCCGTTGGTCCCTGGTCTGCTCATCACCAACGCTGTAAGAGATTTGATGGCAGGCCATCTTATCTCAGGACTCGCCAAGGGGGCGGAGGCTTTTTTAACGGCTTTTGCAATTGGGGCAGGTATTGCTGTTATGTTTGCACTATTTTAG